TATATTTGGCCACTCCCGGATCGGGCTGCGCTTTTCGTTTACGGTTCTCATAGCTGTAAAAGCCGATCCCCGACTTTTGTCCGAGTCGTCCTGCTTTGACCAGCGCCGGCAAAATCGGTGACGCCAGCGTCCGATCGGGAAATGCATCGTACATCGTCCGACCGGCGTAAAACGCGGTGTCGATGCCGACCATGTCGTAGAGCGTGATGGGGCCGAGCGGCATGCCGAACTTTTTCGCGCACTTGTCGACCCTCTCCATCGAAACTCCTTCCTGCAACAAGGCGAGCGCCTCGTTCATGTACGGAAAGAGGAGTCGATTGACCAGAAATCCGGGGCCATCGTTCACAACGATCGGAAACTTGCCGAGCCGCTTGGCGAAAGCGACCGCCGACGCGACCGTCGCATCGCTCGTTTGCTCGCCGCGGATTACTTCGACCAGCTTCATCTTGCGAACGGGATTGAAAAAGTGAATGCCGACAAACCGCTCTGGCTTCGCCAAATTGGCGGCCAATTGCGTGATCGGCAGCGTCGACGTGTTGGAAGCCAGGATCGCGTCATCGGCCAGTTGCGGTTCGAGTCGAGCGTAGATCTTACGTTTGACTTCCAAGTTCTCAACGATCGCTTCGATCACCAATTTTGACGCGGCGACTTCGCTGTCGCTGGTCGACGCGTTCAACAACGCGGCGCCTTCGACCGCTTTGGAGATTGTTTTTTTGCCGGCGTCGCGGTCGTAGGCCGCTTCATCCAACACCCCAGCGACTCCGCGGCGAAGCGCCTCGGCGTTGGCGTCAGACAACGTGGTGAGAATCCCGCGGCGAATGCTGGCGGCGGCGATTCCGGCGCCCATGATGCCGGCGCCGATCACGCTGACCGAGTCGATCTTCGTCTTTTCAACGTCGTCTTGGTCGACCCCTTCGTCTTTTTTGTTCCGATCCGTCAGAAAGAAGACGTTCATCAGCGCGGCGTTGACCGGCGTGCCGAACAGGCCGGCTAATCCCTCCGCTTCCATCGCCAGAGCCGACTCGGCGTCGACCATCGCGCCCCCGAGCAACGCTTCGAGCGCCGCCATCGGCGCCGGGTACTGTCCCTTGGTCTGGCCTTGAATGTAAGCCGACGCGGTCGCTCCCAGGAAACCCATTTCGGTTTCGCTCAACTCGATCGCGGCGGAACGAACTTCGCGATCCTGAAGATACGACTTGCTCTCTTGATCTTGCTCGATCATCCGAATCGCCGCCGCGACCAGATCGTCTGGCGAAGTGAAGTCGTCGGCCAATCCCATTTTCGCGGCCTCAGCCGCCGAGATCGAACCGCCGCCGGTAATCATTTCGACGGCGTTACTCAGGCCGACAATTCGCGGCAAACGGACTGTTCCGCCCCAGCCGGGGAAGATGCCCAGTTTCACCTCGGGAAATCCCAGTTCTGTTTTGGGTCCGGTCGAAAGAATTCGACAATCGCACCAGACGGCCAGTTCGGCGCCGCCGCCGACGCAGACTCCATCGATCGCGGCGACGCTCATGTAGCGGCTGCTCGAAAGTCGAGCAAAAATTTGTTGCCCGCGCTGGCTCATCGCGGCGATTTCTTCTTTCGAAGCGCCCACCGAAGCGACAAACTCGCGAATGTCGGCGCCGGCGATAAAGATGCCAGGCTTACCAGACGTGATCACCACGCCGTAGATGTCTTCGCAGCCATCGATCTCGTCGAGATGGGCCGCTAGTTCGTCCATCACCGAGCGGCTCAGAATATTGGCCCCTTTGCTGGGATCATTGAAGGTCAGCAGGGCTATACCGGCCTGGGGAAACGAGAGCGTAATCGTCGCGGTCGGTAACATCGAGCGGCGTCCTTCTGCGCGAGTAATCCATATCGTCGCCGGTCATAGCGACGTAAGGTAAATTCATCGAAGGAATTATAGCGTTTCGGGCAAGCCGCGGCAGCGTCACCAACTGTCTCGCGAGAGATCGCCGGACGAGCTAAAATAAAAGCCGGCCTTTGCCCCTCTATTTGGCAGGATTTTGACATGATCTCACGGCGTCTATTTTTCAGCCTCGGTATCGCACTAGCCGGACTCGCGGGCACTTCCTACTCGGCAGAACCCGAAAAAACGGTCGAAGTCGTGATTGATTTTGGCGACGGCAGCGAAATTCACTACACGCAGATACCCTGGAAGAAGGCGGAAAACGTCTTCACCGCAACCCAAACGGCCAGTCAACACCCGCGTGGTTTTGAGTTGCAAGCCCGCGGATCGGACGAAACGCGGTTCGTTTTTTCGATCGCTGACGTTAAAAACGAGGGAAATGGCCGGAATTGGATTTTCCGCGTCAACGACAAATTGGCGACACGTAGTTGCGAACTGGTCGAAATCGCCCCAGATGACGTCGTCTTGTGGCGTTTTCAGCGGTACGAATAACCGTGTAAGATGGTGGGAACAAATCATGTGTCAATGCAGAGAGACGATGAAAAAAGAAACCGTTGAACGATTGTTGCTAGTCCTGTCGCTAATCTCGATCGGCGTCGCTTTGCGCTGGATGCTCTGCAGCTATCCCAACGTCGCACCGACGGCCGCTTTGGCGATGTTCGCAGGCTATAAGCTCTCAAGCGTCCGCTGGGCGTTGATGGTTCCGATCTGGATCACCACGCTAAGTGACGTCTTGATCGGCGGCTATGCATGGCCGGTGATGTTGACGGTTTACGTCGCGCTGGCGTTGCCGGTGTTTCTGGGAGTCGCCGTCCGCCGTTTCCAACCGAAAATGGACAGCTGGCTCGGCAAACTAACCAGCGGTCTGCTGCTTGGCGGCGCTTCGGTCTGCGGCTCGGTTCTGTTCTTCGTGATTAGCAACTTCGCCGTCTGGGCGTCGACGGCGGCCGGATTCGGCCTGCCGATGTATGACGCAAGTTGGAGCGGCCTGGTCGAGTGCTACGCCGCCGCGCTCCCCTTCTTCCGCTACACGCTGACCGGGGACGCTTGTTTCAACGGCGCAATCTTTGGCGCATACGCGCTTGGCTGCTTGCTGGTCGCTTCGCCGCAAAAAGAGAAAGCGGCCGCCGCTAGAATGTCTAATGTCTAATGAAGTAAGAAACGACTTGGTCGTTCGGTCTTCATTAGACATTAGGATTTAGTCATTCGACATTTTCCCGACCGCATTTCCCTCGCTTGCGCTTCGGGCTACGAAGAAAAATGCTTCTTAGTACGTCGTCGGCGTGCTGCTGACTTTGGCGGCGTACCATGCTTGCCAGGCGGCGATCTGTGAGTTGGCGTCGTGGAATCCTTTTTCCTTGGCGGCGATGTCCTCGCCCACGACTTTCGGCAGCGCCTCGAGCGCCGCGCGCCGCACGCTTTGCGACTCTCCCAGCATCCGGATCAAGGTGGGCGCAAACGCTTCGTCGCCGCTGATTCCCATCGCTTCGACCGCCAAACGGCGCGTTCGTTCGATACGATGGCGAGAGAATCGATTCAGTGCGTCGATCCCTTCCTGGACATGCAGATACGCGAGCGAACCGGCTGCCGCGACCGCCAAGTCATCGTCGCTATCGCCGATCATTCCCAACAGCGCGGTGGTCGTCGACCGGCCTGGATAGTAGCGCAGCGCCACCGCGGTCGCCAAGCGAACGCCGCGGTCTTTGTCGGTTAACAACGTCGAGAGAATGCCTGCATACTCGTGGCTCGCATACCGCTCGCACCAGGCGACCGACTGCCGGCGTACGGTCGCCGCGCGATGATGCAGCGCCAACCCGACAATGCGGGCCGCAGCCGGTCGACTGTCTTGCTGGATGATCTCCAGAATCGCGTGCATCTCTTCTTCGGCCGCGTCCAGGCGACACGAATCGGCCACTTGTTGCAGCAAATATTGGTTCAGCAAATGCTTCCGGCTGGCCTGCGTCAGTTCGCGCAGAGCCGAGAGCCGCATCGTATCAGACGACTGCGTCGCGCGCCGCCAAGCAGCGAAGTCGGCGCTAATCTCCGGCAGTACATTTTCTCGCAATCGAGGAAGCGGCACTTCTTGCAGTTCGGGGGCAAGCTGGTCAAGCGTGGTCAGCAAAACCGTTTGTTTCGTCAACAACAACCGCTTGGCGGCGTCCGTTTCCTGCGGCGTTTTCGCCTGCTCGTATTGCTGCACCAACTGCAACAATTCGAGAGCCGTTTGGCGGGAAACTCGATCTTCGGAGACGGCGACGTTTTCTTCCGGCAGCGAGCCAAACTGGACGCGCCACGCTTCCTCGAGTCGGGCGAGCGCCTCCGCGACCGTTTCGTCGGCCGCGAGTGGAGGTTCCTGCAGACGCGCCGCCAATCGCTGGGCGATGACTTTACCGGTATAGGGAGATTCCGACTTCCGTAATGCGGTGAGCATGGCGGCGGTCGCCGGCTGTTTCGGCCAGCCTTCCAGCGAATCGAGCGCCCGATCACGAACTTGCGAACTAGGATCGTCAAGCAGCTTGGGTACAGCGGCGAGCAACTCTTGCTGAAGATCGATCGTCAACAGCTCGGCCACAGCGCTGCGGACGCGATGTTCGGGATGGGTCGCCAAGTCAGCGATGCGCTGAAAGTCTCCTCGAATGGCCCAAACGTCGGTCGCTGCGATCAGACAGACAATCGACGCGTTTTCGTCCAGTTTCGCCAACGCGTCGAGCGCTTCCGGCTGGCCAGAGCGCGCCATCCCGTAGATTGCATCTCGACGTAGGCTCATGACCGCCGACACCAGGGCGGAACGCAATTCATCGAGCGGAGCGGCGGTTCGTCGCGCGGCGGATGAAACCATCTCCGCGCGATCTTCCAGCAACTGCGCCGCTTCAGGCGGAAGTTCTCCGCTCCAATCTAGATACATCGCGTCGAGCGCGGCGGCTCGGACGTTGTCGTACTCGGAGGCGAGCGCTTCGATCACGCGCAGGTCGCTGCGAACATGTTCACGCAGCGCCAGCGCGTACATCAACTCCGCCTCCAACTTCTCGGCGCCGAGAAGTTGGGCCGGGGAAGGCTCTTCGGCCGCCATCCATGTTTCGCGTGAATCGTACAATTGATCCACCGCCGCCAGATCCTTGGCCAGCGCCAAGGCCTCTAGCGCCGCCGAGCGAGTCGACGTCGGCAAGTCTCGGTTTTCGACGGCAGCCATCAATAACGGCGAGTCCAATTGATCGCGTCGCGCCAGCCCGATCGCCGCGGTTGCAC
The nucleotide sequence above comes from Blastopirellula sp. J2-11. Encoded proteins:
- a CDS encoding 3-hydroxyacyl-CoA dehydrogenase NAD-binding domain-containing protein, translated to MLPTATITLSFPQAGIALLTFNDPSKGANILSRSVMDELAAHLDEIDGCEDIYGVVITSGKPGIFIAGADIREFVASVGASKEEIAAMSQRGQQIFARLSSSRYMSVAAIDGVCVGGGAELAVWCDCRILSTGPKTELGFPEVKLGIFPGWGGTVRLPRIVGLSNAVEMITGGGSISAAEAAKMGLADDFTSPDDLVAAAIRMIEQDQESKSYLQDREVRSAAIELSETEMGFLGATASAYIQGQTKGQYPAPMAALEALLGGAMVDAESALAMEAEGLAGLFGTPVNAALMNVFFLTDRNKKDEGVDQDDVEKTKIDSVSVIGAGIMGAGIAAASIRRGILTTLSDANAEALRRGVAGVLDEAAYDRDAGKKTISKAVEGAALLNASTSDSEVAASKLVIEAIVENLEVKRKIYARLEPQLADDAILASNTSTLPITQLAANLAKPERFVGIHFFNPVRKMKLVEVIRGEQTSDATVASAVAFAKRLGKFPIVVNDGPGFLVNRLLFPYMNEALALLQEGVSMERVDKCAKKFGMPLGPITLYDMVGIDTAFYAGRTMYDAFPDRTLASPILPALVKAGRLGQKSGIGFYSYENRKRKAQPDPGVAKYIDPYIKGMPRDETDAQVIDRLFLPMLLEATRAMEANIVRDVRDIDLGLIFGLGFPPFKGGLMFWADTIGAKQLVERLKPWEDFGTRYKPTELLLEMAKTGKKFYDL
- a CDS encoding DUF4430 domain-containing protein, which produces MISRRLFFSLGIALAGLAGTSYSAEPEKTVEVVIDFGDGSEIHYTQIPWKKAENVFTATQTASQHPRGFELQARGSDETRFVFSIADVKNEGNGRNWIFRVNDKLATRSCELVEIAPDDVVLWRFQRYE
- a CDS encoding DUF6580 family putative transport protein, whose amino-acid sequence is MKKETVERLLLVLSLISIGVALRWMLCSYPNVAPTAALAMFAGYKLSSVRWALMVPIWITTLSDVLIGGYAWPVMLTVYVALALPVFLGVAVRRFQPKMDSWLGKLTSGLLLGGASVCGSVLFFVISNFAVWASTAAGFGLPMYDASWSGLVECYAAALPFFRYTLTGDACFNGAIFGAYALGCLLVASPQKEKAAAARMSNV
- a CDS encoding HEAT repeat domain-containing protein; the encoded protein is MLALRNLAILLSVGLSTAGCFVARETVDTSAAADAHAEFNALLEAADEPPAKEIAPPSGDRTHKFDVANAERRLQSTIQLPSRSGLRGKIVETDGWRLVGADRRFLTPYFRQTHWRHRELEAVLQEETADAMLLAATESENLLVRATAAIGLARRDQLDSPLLMAAVENRDLPTSTRSAALEALALAKDLAAVDQLYDSRETWMAAEEPSPAQLLGAEKLEAELMYALALREHVRSDLRVIEALASEYDNVRAAALDAMYLDWSGELPPEAAQLLEDRAEMVSSAARRTAAPLDELRSALVSAVMSLRRDAIYGMARSGQPEALDALAKLDENASIVCLIAATDVWAIRGDFQRIADLATHPEHRVRSAVAELLTIDLQQELLAAVPKLLDDPSSQVRDRALDSLEGWPKQPATAAMLTALRKSESPYTGKVIAQRLAARLQEPPLAADETVAEALARLEEAWRVQFGSLPEENVAVSEDRVSRQTALELLQLVQQYEQAKTPQETDAAKRLLLTKQTVLLTTLDQLAPELQEVPLPRLRENVLPEISADFAAWRRATQSSDTMRLSALRELTQASRKHLLNQYLLQQVADSCRLDAAEEEMHAILEIIQQDSRPAAARIVGLALHHRAATVRRQSVAWCERYASHEYAGILSTLLTDKDRGVRLATAVALRYYPGRSTTTALLGMIGDSDDDLAVAAAGSLAYLHVQEGIDALNRFSRHRIERTRRLAVEAMGISGDEAFAPTLIRMLGESQSVRRAALEALPKVVGEDIAAKEKGFHDANSQIAAWQAWYAAKVSSTPTTY